A region of Cellulophaga sp. RHA19 DNA encodes the following proteins:
- the lysA gene encoding diaminopimelate decarboxylase produces the protein MQASDLLKIAKTYGDPVYVYDSEKIISQYQRLTNAFKGVKKLKLNYAAKALSNISILRLMNSLGSGLDTVSIQEVELGLLAGFKPESIIYTPNGVSLEEIERAAALGVRINIDNLSVLEQFGSKHPNIPVCIRINPHVMAGGNSNISVGHIDSKFGISIHQIPHLLRIVDLTKMNINGIHMHTGSDILDIDVFLYASEILFETAKNFKNLDFIDFGSGFKVPYKTGDIETNVEELGQKLSAKFNAFCKEYGKELTLAFEPGKFLVSESGFFLAKVNVVKQTTSTVFASIDSGFNHLIRPMLYGSSHEIENISNPKGRERYYSVVGYICETDTFASNRRINEISEGDILCFRNAGAYCFTMASNYNSRFRPPEVLWHKGEAILIRERETLDDLIKNQVDVKNLFTKKEKATVK, from the coding sequence ATGCAAGCATCCGATTTATTAAAAATTGCAAAAACATACGGAGATCCCGTTTATGTTTATGATTCGGAAAAAATTATTTCCCAATATCAAAGACTAACAAATGCTTTTAAGGGTGTTAAAAAATTAAAACTTAACTATGCTGCTAAAGCATTGTCTAACATATCTATTTTACGCTTAATGAATTCTTTAGGTAGCGGTTTAGATACTGTTTCTATACAAGAGGTAGAACTTGGACTTTTGGCTGGTTTTAAGCCAGAGTCTATTATATACACACCAAACGGAGTTTCTTTAGAAGAAATTGAAAGAGCTGCAGCATTAGGCGTACGTATTAACATAGACAACTTGTCTGTATTAGAACAGTTTGGAAGCAAACACCCAAACATACCTGTGTGTATTAGAATTAACCCGCACGTTATGGCTGGTGGTAACTCTAACATATCTGTAGGTCATATAGATTCTAAATTTGGAATTAGTATTCACCAGATTCCTCATTTGTTACGTATTGTAGACCTAACTAAAATGAATATTAACGGTATACATATGCATACTGGTAGTGATATTTTAGATATTGATGTTTTCTTATACGCATCTGAAATACTTTTTGAAACTGCTAAAAACTTTAAAAACTTAGATTTTATAGATTTTGGTAGCGGCTTTAAAGTACCTTACAAAACTGGTGATATAGAAACTAATGTTGAAGAGTTAGGACAAAAATTAAGTGCAAAATTTAATGCCTTTTGTAAAGAATATGGTAAAGAGTTAACCTTAGCTTTTGAACCTGGTAAATTTTTAGTGAGTGAGTCTGGTTTCTTTTTAGCTAAAGTAAACGTAGTTAAACAGACTACTTCTACTGTATTTGCTAGTATAGATTCTGGCTTTAACCACTTAATTAGACCAATGCTTTACGGATCTTCACACGAGATTGAAAATATATCTAACCCAAAAGGCAGAGAACGTTACTACTCTGTTGTGGGGTATATTTGCGAGACCGATACCTTTGCCAGTAACCGTAGAATTAATGAAATATCTGAAGGGGATATTCTATGTTTTCGTAATGCAGGAGCATATTGTTTTACAATGGCCAGTAATTACAACTCTAGATTTAGACCACCAGAAGTGTTATGGCACAAGGGTGAAGCTATTTTAATACGAGAAAGAGAAACACTAGATGACCTTATAAAAAACCAAGTAGATGTAAAAAATTTATTTACTAAAAAAGAAAAAGCCACTGTTAAATAA
- the sucC gene encoding ADP-forming succinate--CoA ligase subunit beta: MNLHEYQGKEILASFGVRIQRGIVAHNAQEAVAAAKQLTQETGTGWHVIKAQVHAGGRGKGGGVKLAKNLNEVEEIAGNIIGMNLITPQTSAEGKKVHQVLVAEDVYYPGETETSEFYMSVLLNRATGRNMIMYSTEGGMDIEEVAESTPHLIFTEEIDPATGLLGFQARKIAFNLGLSGLAFKEMTKFVASLYKAYVESDSSMFEINPVLKTSDNKIMAVDAKVSIDDNALYRRKQYAEMRDLREENPIEVEAGALGLNYVDLDGNVGCMVNGAGLAMATMDLIKQAGGEPANFLDVGGTADAARVEAAFKIILKDPAVKAILINIFGGIVRCDRVAQGVIDAYKNMGTINVPIIVRLQGTNADIAKELIDNSGLDVQSAVQFQEAADKVKEVLA, from the coding sequence ATGAACCTTCACGAATATCAAGGAAAAGAGATTTTAGCAAGCTTTGGCGTACGTATACAACGCGGAATAGTTGCACATAATGCACAAGAAGCTGTTGCTGCTGCAAAGCAACTTACACAAGAAACTGGTACTGGATGGCATGTTATAAAAGCACAAGTGCACGCTGGTGGTAGAGGTAAAGGTGGGGGAGTTAAACTTGCCAAAAATTTAAACGAAGTAGAAGAAATTGCAGGTAACATTATTGGGATGAACCTAATTACACCACAAACTTCTGCAGAGGGTAAAAAAGTTCACCAAGTATTAGTAGCAGAAGATGTTTACTATCCAGGCGAAACTGAAACATCAGAATTCTATATGTCTGTATTGTTAAACAGAGCTACTGGTAGAAATATGATTATGTATTCTACAGAAGGTGGTATGGATATAGAAGAAGTTGCAGAAAGTACTCCGCACTTAATTTTCACAGAAGAAATAGATCCAGCAACAGGTTTACTAGGTTTTCAGGCACGTAAAATTGCTTTTAACTTAGGATTATCTGGTTTAGCATTTAAAGAAATGACAAAATTTGTTGCTTCTTTATATAAGGCTTATGTAGAGAGTGATTCTAGTATGTTTGAAATTAACCCAGTTTTAAAAACATCAGACAATAAAATTATGGCTGTAGATGCTAAAGTATCTATAGACGATAATGCATTATACAGAAGAAAGCAATACGCAGAAATGAGAGATTTGCGTGAAGAAAACCCTATAGAGGTTGAAGCTGGAGCATTAGGATTAAACTATGTAGATTTAGACGGTAACGTTGGTTGTATGGTTAATGGTGCTGGTTTAGCAATGGCTACTATGGATTTAATAAAGCAAGCAGGTGGTGAGCCAGCTAACTTTTTAGATGTTGGTGGTACTGCAGATGCTGCACGTGTAGAGGCTGCTTTTAAAATTATATTAAAAGATCCTGCTGTAAAAGCAATCTTAATTAATATTTTTGGTGGTATTGTACGTTGTGACCGTGTTGCACAAGGTGTTATAGATGCTTATAAAAATATGGGAACTATAAATGTACCAATTATTGTACGTTTACAAGGTACTAATGCAGATATAGCTAAAGAATTAATAGACAATTCTGGTTTAGATGTACAGTCTGCAGTACAGTTCCAAGAAGCTGCAGATAAAGTAAAAGAAGTTTTAGCTTAA
- a CDS encoding DUF1456 family protein, whose protein sequence is MTNNDTLKKLRVALMLRDDDIVEILKLVDFKITTSELGAFFRKEDHPKYMECGDQILRNFLNGLVIYLRGSKDNPTTPAEALAKKGKTSLPKKKIYANNKPKPIYKDKVREKNKSQDLSSVKYKNKKK, encoded by the coding sequence ATGACGAATAATGATACTCTAAAAAAATTAAGAGTCGCGCTTATGTTACGTGATGATGATATTGTAGAAATATTAAAATTAGTAGATTTTAAAATTACTACAAGTGAACTTGGTGCTTTTTTTAGAAAAGAAGATCATCCTAAATATATGGAGTGCGGAGATCAAATACTACGTAACTTTTTAAACGGACTGGTTATATATTTACGTGGTTCTAAGGATAACCCTACTACACCCGCTGAAGCTTTAGCTAAAAAAGGAAAAACTAGCTTGCCAAAGAAAAAAATATACGCAAACAATAAACCTAAACCTATTTATAAAGATAAGGTTAGAGAAAAAAACAAGTCTCAGGATTTAAGCAGCGTAAAATATAAGAATAAGAAAAAATAA
- a CDS encoding Hsp20/alpha crystallin family protein, translating to MSLVKRNTVFPSLLNEILNTDWYGGLESNSPNTAPVNIKENEKDYTIELLAPGREKEDFNIEVDKNILSVSVVDEKVNTDVKEKFSLKEFSLKSFKRTFSLPDTINEDSINVTYNNGILKFTLPKKEEALPKPKRLIDIA from the coding sequence ATGAGTTTAGTTAAAAGAAATACAGTTTTTCCTTCATTATTAAATGAAATATTAAATACAGATTGGTATGGTGGTTTAGAGAGTAATTCACCTAATACAGCACCAGTTAACATTAAAGAAAACGAAAAAGATTATACCATAGAGTTACTAGCTCCAGGTAGAGAAAAAGAAGACTTTAATATAGAAGTAGATAAAAATATTTTATCTGTGTCTGTAGTAGATGAAAAAGTAAATACAGATGTAAAAGAGAAGTTTTCTTTAAAAGAATTTAGCTTAAAAAGTTTTAAAAGAACCTTTAGCTTACCAGATACTATTAATGAAGATAGTATTAATGTAACCTATAACAATGGAATTTTAAAATTTACATTACCTAAAAAAGAAGAAGCATTACCTAAGCCAAAAAGGCTAATAGATATTGCATAA
- the uvrB gene encoding excinuclease ABC subunit UvrB gives MKFKVVSKFEPTGDQPQAIKELVKGVNEGEKHQTLLGVTGSGKTFTVANVVEKVQKPTLVLAHNKTLAAQLYSEFKQFFPENAVEYFVSYYDYYQPEAYIPTTGTFIEKDLSINEDIEKLRLSATSSLLSGRRDVIVIASVSCLYGIGNPVEFQKNVISIKKDQVISRTKFLHQLVQSLYSRTTEDFRNGNFRVKGDVVDVFPSYADHAFRIHFFGDEVEEIEAFDPLHNKVLEVYENLTIYPANMFVTSPDILQNAIHAIQADMVKQVDYFKEIGKHLEAKRLEERTTFDLEMIRELGYCSGIENYSRYLDGRLPGTRPFCLLDYFPDDYLMVIDESHVTVPQVHAMYGGDRSRKENLVEYGFRLPAAMDNRPLKFEEFEMIQNQVIHVSATPADYELQLSGGVYVEQVIRPTGLLDPIIEIRPSLNQIDDLVEEIHLRIEKDERTLVTTLTKRMAEELAKYLDRISVRCRYIHSDVDTLERVEIMQDLRKGLFDVLIGVNLLREGLDLPEVSFVAILDADKEGFLRSARSLTQTVGRAARNVNGKAIMYADKITASMQKTIDETNYRRERQIAYNTKHNKKPMALNKSLDSALSQNSVSTYHFEKEEARAAEPDMAYLTTDQKEKMVREKRKAMEKAAKELDFMQAAKLRDEIKALQEK, from the coding sequence ATGAAATTTAAAGTTGTATCAAAATTTGAACCTACTGGTGACCAACCACAAGCAATTAAGGAGTTGGTTAAAGGGGTAAATGAAGGAGAAAAACACCAAACTCTATTAGGAGTTACAGGCTCTGGAAAAACGTTTACGGTGGCAAATGTGGTAGAAAAGGTACAAAAACCCACCTTGGTTTTAGCACACAATAAAACGCTGGCAGCACAGTTGTACTCTGAGTTTAAACAGTTTTTTCCTGAAAATGCTGTAGAGTATTTTGTGTCTTACTATGATTATTACCAGCCAGAGGCATACATACCAACTACAGGTACTTTTATAGAGAAAGATTTGTCTATAAACGAGGATATAGAAAAATTGCGTTTAAGTGCAACATCTTCCCTACTCTCTGGTCGTAGAGATGTTATTGTTATTGCGTCTGTGTCTTGTTTATATGGTATTGGTAACCCTGTGGAGTTTCAGAAAAATGTAATTTCTATAAAAAAAGATCAGGTTATTTCTAGAACTAAATTTTTACATCAATTAGTACAAAGTTTATACTCTAGAACTACAGAAGATTTTAGAAATGGTAATTTTAGAGTTAAGGGAGATGTGGTAGATGTTTTTCCTAGTTATGCAGACCACGCATTTAGAATTCATTTTTTTGGTGATGAAGTTGAAGAAATTGAAGCTTTTGACCCTTTGCATAATAAGGTTCTAGAGGTGTATGAAAACTTGACAATTTACCCTGCTAATATGTTTGTAACATCGCCAGATATTTTACAAAATGCCATACACGCTATACAAGCAGATATGGTTAAACAGGTTGATTATTTTAAGGAAATTGGTAAACATTTAGAAGCGAAACGTTTAGAGGAACGTACTACGTTTGATTTAGAAATGATACGTGAACTTGGCTATTGTTCTGGTATAGAAAACTACTCTAGATATTTAGATGGTAGACTACCGGGAACTAGACCCTTTTGTTTATTAGATTATTTTCCGGATGATTATTTAATGGTGATAGACGAGAGTCACGTTACTGTACCACAAGTACACGCTATGTATGGTGGTGACAGAAGTAGAAAAGAAAACTTAGTAGAATATGGTTTTAGATTACCTGCTGCAATGGATAACAGACCATTAAAGTTTGAAGAGTTTGAAATGATACAAAACCAGGTAATACACGTAAGTGCTACACCAGCAGATTATGAATTACAACTAAGTGGTGGTGTGTATGTAGAGCAAGTAATTAGACCTACAGGTTTACTAGACCCTATAATAGAAATAAGACCTAGTTTAAACCAAATTGATGATTTGGTAGAGGAAATACACTTGCGTATAGAAAAAGATGAGCGCACTTTAGTTACTACACTTACCAAGCGTATGGCGGAAGAATTGGCTAAATATTTAGACCGTATTAGTGTACGTTGCCGTTATATACACAGTGATGTAGACACTCTAGAGCGAGTAGAAATTATGCAAGATTTACGTAAAGGTTTATTTGATGTGCTTATTGGTGTAAACCTTTTAAGAGAAGGGTTAGATTTACCTGAGGTGTCTTTTGTTGCTATTTTAGATGCTGATAAAGAAGGTTTTCTACGTAGTGCACGTTCTTTAACACAAACTGTTGGTAGAGCTGCAAGAAATGTAAATGGTAAAGCTATTATGTATGCTGATAAAATTACTGCTAGTATGCAAAAAACTATTGATGAGACCAACTATAGAAGAGAACGCCAAATTGCATACAATACCAAACATAATAAAAAGCCTATGGCCTTAAATAAAAGTTTGGATAGTGCTTTGTCTCAAAATTCTGTTTCTACTTATCATTTTGAAAAAGAAGAAGCAAGAGCTGCAGAACCAGATATGGCTTACTTAACTACAGACCAAAAAGAAAAAATGGTTCGTGAAAAACGTAAGGCTATGGAAAAAGCTGCTAAAGAATTAGATTTTATGCAAGCTGCTAAATTAAGAGATGAAATAAAAGCATTACAAGAAAAATAA